The following are encoded together in the Deltaproteobacteria bacterium genome:
- a CDS encoding UDP-N-acetylglucosamine 2-epimerase (non-hydrolyzing), protein MVVFGTRPEAIKLAPVVKALEGEPDRFAVVSCVTGQHREMLDEMIRAFELRPQIDLGLMKPGQTLPDLTARAITRISEVLAEVRPDFTIVQGDTTTAMTAALASFYARVPVGHVEAGLRTADRFNPFPEEINRRIVGTVADVHFAPTLSAARALLNEGVAARDVLVTGNTVIDALLMAAARAPANEPRFGHRPRYILVTAHRRESFGMPIRRVCEALRRIAARHPDLAVVYPVHPNPEIRGPVRELLGHAEGIHLLEPLGYLDFVTHLRGAHFVVTDSGGVQEEAPALGKPVLVVRDTTERPEAVEAGVARLVGTSVHRIVGAVDELLTRPGVYAGMARATNPFGDGHASARIVNALKARLFEHALHPRELEVSP, encoded by the coding sequence CTGGTCGTATTCGGCACGCGGCCGGAGGCGATCAAGCTGGCGCCGGTCGTCAAGGCGCTCGAGGGTGAACCCGATCGATTCGCGGTAGTGAGCTGCGTCACCGGCCAGCACCGCGAGATGCTCGACGAGATGATCCGCGCGTTCGAGCTGCGCCCCCAGATCGATCTCGGCCTGATGAAGCCGGGTCAGACGCTTCCGGATCTGACCGCTCGCGCCATCACCCGGATATCGGAAGTGCTCGCCGAGGTGCGCCCGGACTTCACCATCGTCCAGGGCGACACCACCACGGCGATGACGGCGGCGCTCGCGAGCTTCTACGCGCGGGTGCCGGTTGGCCACGTCGAGGCCGGGCTGAGGACCGCGGATCGCTTCAATCCGTTCCCGGAGGAGATCAACCGGCGCATCGTCGGCACGGTCGCGGACGTCCACTTCGCTCCCACCCTTTCCGCAGCGCGCGCGCTACTCAACGAGGGCGTTGCGGCACGCGACGTTCTCGTCACCGGCAACACGGTGATCGACGCGCTGCTCATGGCCGCGGCGCGTGCCCCCGCCAACGAGCCCCGGTTCGGCCATCGTCCCCGCTACATCCTGGTGACCGCGCACCGCCGCGAGAGCTTCGGGATGCCCATCCGCCGCGTCTGCGAGGCACTGCGACGCATTGCCGCGCGGCATCCGGATCTGGCCGTCGTCTATCCGGTCCACCCGAACCCGGAGATCCGCGGACCGGTGCGCGAGCTCCTGGGACACGCCGAGGGCATCCATCTTCTCGAACCGCTCGGTTACCTCGACTTCGTCACCCATCTGCGTGGCGCGCACTTCGTCGTGACCGATTCGGGCGGCGTCCAGGAGGAAGCGCCCGCTCTCGGCAAGCCGGTCCTGGTGGTGCGCGACACCACCGAGCGGCCGGAGGCCGTTGAAGCCGGCGTCGCCCGCCTGGTCGGCACCTCCGTCCATCGGATCGTCGGCGCCGTCGACGAGCTGTTGACCCGGCCGGGCGTCTACGCGGGCATGGCGCGGGCAACGAATCCGTTCGGCGACGGCCATGCGAGCGCCCGGATCGTGAACGCGCTGAAGGCTCGCCTGTTCGAACACGCACTTCATCCGCGCGAGTTGGAGGTCAGTCCATGA
- a CDS encoding glycosyltransferase family 4 protein — protein sequence MNVLVLTTTFPPEVRSAALLMWELAESLVGRGHRVTVITAPPEGSHGRRIGPLQLPYVEERSGVRVIRIPTLAIHRTHAPALFRGLGQILNALAYLIAALWVKNVDVSLAYSPPLALGIVGAVLHRVKGIPHVLNVQDLVPQYAIDLGILKNRTLIRMLKWIEKTVYRNVQQITVHSRGNAEYMGREGVPAAKVAVVPNWVDTRLIQPKSRETRYREKAGLQGKFVVLFAGMLGFAQDLDTVVEAGTFLRAHPDIVVLIVGEGVEKGRLREKARRLGLDNIRFMPAVSSGEYPEVVASADLCLATLQKSLLCPVVPSKLLGYMAAGRPIVASFPDGGDAPRVVRDASCGVCVPPGEPEQLAMAIIDASMSPEKGRVRGQNGRRFVETHHDRDVVMALYESILEQLLDIADEPALPAERHLEKTAPLG from the coding sequence ATGAACGTGCTCGTGCTCACCACGACGTTTCCTCCGGAAGTCCGCTCGGCGGCGCTGCTCATGTGGGAACTGGCCGAGTCGCTCGTCGGCCGGGGCCACCGCGTCACCGTCATCACCGCGCCTCCCGAGGGGAGCCATGGACGTCGAATCGGGCCGCTTCAGCTCCCCTACGTCGAGGAACGTTCCGGCGTGCGCGTCATCCGGATTCCAACCCTCGCCATCCATCGGACCCACGCCCCCGCCTTGTTCCGCGGCCTGGGACAGATTCTCAATGCGCTCGCCTACCTCATCGCCGCCCTGTGGGTGAAGAACGTGGACGTGAGCCTCGCGTACTCCCCGCCGCTCGCGCTGGGGATCGTCGGGGCGGTGCTGCACCGCGTGAAGGGAATCCCGCACGTCCTGAACGTGCAGGACCTGGTGCCGCAGTACGCGATCGACCTCGGCATCCTGAAGAACCGGACGCTGATCCGGATGCTCAAGTGGATCGAGAAGACCGTCTACCGCAACGTCCAGCAGATCACCGTGCACTCGCGCGGCAATGCCGAGTACATGGGCCGCGAAGGGGTTCCGGCCGCGAAGGTGGCGGTCGTGCCGAACTGGGTCGACACGCGCCTCATCCAGCCGAAGTCGCGCGAAACCCGGTACCGCGAGAAAGCCGGGCTGCAGGGAAAGTTCGTGGTCCTCTTCGCGGGAATGCTCGGGTTTGCGCAGGACCTCGATACCGTCGTCGAAGCCGGCACCTTCCTGAGAGCGCATCCCGACATCGTCGTGCTGATCGTCGGCGAAGGCGTCGAGAAGGGACGGCTGCGGGAAAAAGCGCGCCGCCTCGGCCTGGACAACATCCGCTTCATGCCCGCCGTGAGCAGCGGCGAGTATCCGGAGGTCGTCGCCTCCGCCGACCTGTGCCTGGCGACGCTGCAGAAGTCGCTGCTTTGCCCGGTGGTTCCGTCGAAGCTGCTCGGTTACATGGCCGCGGGTCGGCCCATCGTCGCCAGCTTCCCCGATGGCGGGGACGCGCCGCGCGTCGTGCGCGACGCGAGCTGTGGAGTTTGCGTGCCTCCCGGCGAACCGGAGCAGCTGGCGATGGCGATCATCGACGCGTCGATGAGCCCGGAAAAGGGTCGCGTGCGCGGACAGAACGGCCGGCGATTCGTCGAGACGCACCACGACCGCGACGTTGTGATGGCGCTGTACGAGTCCATCCTCGAGCAACTGCTCGATATCGCCGACGAGCCCGCCCTTCCGGCCGAGCGACACCTCGAAAAAACGGCACCGCTCGGCTAG
- a CDS encoding NAD-dependent epimerase/dehydratase family protein, which translates to MSYRQSYDGKRVLVTGGGGSIGTNLVRALVKEGARMVIILDDFSAAYEWNIPSQAGVMLVRGSVADDVALKRVFNESVDLVFHLAAFFANQNSVDYPERDLMVNGMGTLKVLEYSRLARVPRLVYASSGCSIYGHEAPLPLREDYMSMHLTTPYQITKMLGELYANFFSHHYDMKIVKTRFFNSYGPGEVPGQYRNVIPNFIYWAMMGKPLQITGNPDATRDFCYVGDLVDGLLRAGYFDAAAGQEFNLASEREIRIGTLAEMINEATGNKAGVEIVAKRKWDTKNRLLASVDRARNLVGYEPSTRFEDGLQQTIRWFRDNWENIRQCASFGPGVSSAVRSVVGR; encoded by the coding sequence GTGTCGTACCGACAAAGCTACGACGGGAAGCGAGTCCTCGTGACCGGAGGCGGGGGCTCGATCGGAACCAACCTGGTGCGCGCTCTGGTCAAAGAGGGCGCGCGCATGGTCATCATCCTCGATGACTTCTCGGCCGCATACGAGTGGAACATTCCTTCCCAGGCCGGCGTCATGCTGGTCCGGGGCAGCGTCGCCGACGACGTCGCGCTGAAGCGCGTCTTCAACGAGAGCGTCGATCTCGTCTTCCACCTCGCCGCCTTCTTCGCGAACCAGAACTCGGTCGACTATCCCGAGCGCGATCTGATGGTGAACGGGATGGGCACCCTCAAGGTGCTCGAGTACTCGCGCCTGGCCCGCGTGCCGCGTCTCGTCTACGCGTCTTCGGGCTGCTCGATCTACGGCCACGAGGCCCCGCTGCCGCTGCGCGAAGACTACATGTCGATGCACCTGACGACGCCCTACCAGATCACCAAGATGCTCGGCGAACTGTACGCGAACTTCTTCTCCCACCACTACGACATGAAGATCGTGAAGACCCGGTTCTTCAACTCGTACGGGCCGGGCGAGGTCCCCGGCCAGTACCGCAACGTCATCCCCAACTTCATCTACTGGGCGATGATGGGAAAGCCGCTGCAGATCACCGGCAATCCCGACGCGACGCGCGATTTCTGCTACGTCGGCGACCTGGTCGACGGGCTGCTCCGGGCCGGCTACTTCGACGCGGCCGCAGGGCAGGAGTTCAATCTCGCCTCCGAGCGCGAGATCCGGATCGGAACGCTGGCGGAGATGATCAACGAGGCCACCGGGAACAAGGCCGGCGTGGAGATCGTCGCCAAGCGCAAGTGGGACACCAAGAACCGGCTGCTCGCCTCCGTCGACCGGGCGCGGAACCTGGTCGGCTACGAGCCTTCCACGCGGTTCGAGGACGGGCTCCAGCAGACGATCCGCTGGTTCCGCGACAATTGGGAGAACATCCGCCAGTGCGCCAGCTTCGGTCCGGGGGTCTCGTCCGCCGTCCGCTCCGTCGTCGGCCGATAG